A genomic region of Tigriopus californicus strain San Diego chromosome 1, Tcal_SD_v2.1, whole genome shotgun sequence contains the following coding sequences:
- the LOC131879098 gene encoding somatostatin receptor type 2-like has translation MSQTEIEIAEGTFLSSPNMDESTNNIASLSTEAMWVDEAFQGRMAFNSSLCEELNISFIIERNLTEECEYLFSNPLPIALMSIIQIFYALVCVVGLCGNTLVIYVVLRYSKMQTVTNLYILNLALADECFLVGIPFLIVTSAKGDWIFGMTMCKIYLTTTSINQFTSSIFLTVMSADRYIAVCHPISSPRYRTSVIARVVSLTAWATSALLMVPVFMYAATITKPLGGQNCNIFWPFDEDETENGAPRSHILNGQTAFTFYSFFLGFALPLLLILVFYILVIIKLKTVGPKNKSKEKKKSHRKVTRLVLTVITVYILCWLPYWITQLALIFTEPGHTQDNVMVAVMLLAGCLSYSNSAMNPVLYAFLSENFKKSFMKACTCATGRDANAALHIENSAFPRKRTLGASANHLERRNRLQSINGSNNHSNRTSQSRDDRRDLNDISTGVTTVTSRSSKSFENHSQVSQATATTAVGVPSSGGSCQPIGSQVISGSTPGPGLLSTNTINGSLAPPKMV, from the coding sequence ATGTCTCAAACGGAGATCGAGATCGCCGAAGGAACATTCCTGTCATCGCCCAACATGGATGAAAGCACTAACAACATTGCCTCTTTATCAACTGAGGCAATGTGGGTGGACGAGGCATTTCAAGGGAGAATGGCTTTTAATTCTTCTCTGTGTGAAGAACTCAACATCTCATTCATCATCGAACGTAATTTGACGGAGGAATGTGAGTATCTCTTCTCCAATCCCCTCCCGATTGCGCTCATGTCGATCATCCAGATCTTCTACGCCCTGGTCTGCGTGGTGGGACTGTGTGGGAACACGCTCGTCATCTATGTGGTGTTGCGCTACTCGAAGATGCAAACTGTGACCAATCTCTACATCCTGAACCTGGCCTTGGCCGATGAGTGCTTCTTGGTTGGCATTCCGTTTCTCATTGTAACATCTGCCAAAGGGGACTGGATCTTCGGGATGACCATGTGCAAGATCTACCTGACTACGACCTCCATCAATCAGTTCACGAGCTCTATTTTTCTCACCGTGATGTCGGCTGACCGATACATAGCCGTCTGTCACCCTATATCATCGCCTCGCTATCGAACCAGTGTCATTGCTCGGGTGGTTTCGCTCACGGCTTGGGCCACCTCCGCCCTGCTGATGGTGCCGGTGTTCATGTACGCTGCTACTATCACCAAACCATTAGGCGGACAGAACTGCAATATCTTTTGGCCATTCGACGAGGACGAGACCGAGAACGGTGCACCTCGCTCCCACATCCTCAATGGACAAACCGCATTCACCTTCTACAGCTTCTTCTTGGGATTTGCTCTCCCTTTGTTGTTAATCTTGGTCTTCTACATCCTGGTAATTATCAAACTGAAAACCGTTGGCCCCAAGAACAAAtcgaaagagaagaagaaatcccacCGAAAAGTCACCCGCTTGGTCCTCACTGTGATTACTGTCTACATCCTCTGCTGGTTGCCCTATTGGATTACCCAATTGGCATTAATCTTCACCGAACCAGGGCACACCCAGGATAATGTCATGGTGGCGGTCATGCTTCTGGCGGGGTGCCTGTCCTATTCGAATTCGGCCATGAATCCCGTCTTATACGCGTTTCTGTCAgagaatttcaagaaaagcttCATGAAGGCGTGTACGTGTGCCACTGGACGCGATGCCAATGCCGCGTTGCATATTGAGAACTCAGCATTTCCCCGCAAGCGGACCCTCGGGGCGTCGGCCAATCACTTGGAACGTCGCAATCGACTCCAATCCATTAATGGGTCCAATAATCACAGCAACCGGACCAGCCAGTCCCGGGACGATCGCCGAGACCTGAATGATATCTCCACGGGTGTCACCACAGTTACCTCACGCTCCTCAAAATCGTTCGAGAACCACTCTCAGGTGTCTCAAGCCACAGCCACCACAGCCGTGGGTGTCCCATCTTCGGGGGGGTCTTGTCAACCAATTGGGAGCCAAGTGATATCGGGCTCCACTCCCGGCCCAGGCCTACTGAGTACCAACACCATTAACGGTAGTCTGGCCCCTCCGAAAATGGTGTGA